Proteins encoded in a region of the Acomys russatus chromosome 14, mAcoRus1.1, whole genome shotgun sequence genome:
- the Rdx gene encoding radixin isoform X2 has product MLNWNLPFSPIQLANNFLTSVLEQHKLTKEQWEERIQNWHEEHRGMLREDSMMEYLKIAQDLEMYGVNYFEIKNKKGTELWLGVDALGLNIYEHDDKLTPKIGFPWSEIRNISFNDKKFVIKPIDKKAPDFVFYAPRLRINKRILALCMGNHELYMRRRKPDTIEVQQMKAQAREEKHQKQLERAQLENEKKKREIAEKEKERIEREKEELMERLRQIEEQTVKAQKELEEQTRKALELEQERQRAKEEAERLEKERQAAEEAKSAIARQAADQMKNQEQLAAELAEFTAKIALLEEAKKKKEEEATEWQHKAFAAQEDLEKTKEELKTVMSAPPPPPPPVIPPTENEHEHDEHDENSAEASAELSSEGVMDHRSEEERVTETQKNERVKKQLQALSSELAQARDETKKTQNDVLHAENVKAGRDKYKTLRQIRQGNTKQRIDEFEAM; this is encoded by the exons ATGCTGAACTGGAATTTGCCATTCAGCCCAATACAACTGGCAAACAACTTTTTGACCAG TGTTTTGGAACAACACAAACTGACAAAAgagcagtgggaggagagaataCAAAACTGGCATGAAGAACACAGAGGAATGTTAAG GGAAGATTCGATGATGGAATACTTGAAGATTGCGCAAGATCTAGAAATGTATGGTGTCAACTATTTTGAAATCAAGAATAAGAAGGGCACTGAGCTGTGGCTGGGCGTTGACGCTTTGGGCCTGAACATTTACGAGCACGATGACAA gttaaCACCTAAAATTGGTTTTCCCTGGAGTGAGATCCgaaatatttcatttaatgaCAAAAAATTTGTTATAAAGCCAATTGACAAAAAGGCACCT gattttgttttttatgcacCTCGTCTGAGAATCAATAAGCGGATTTTGGCCTTATGTATGGGAAACCATGAACTGTACATGCGAAGGAGAAAGCCTGATACTATTGAAGTACAGCAGATGAAAGCGCAGGCCCGGGAGGAAAAACATCAGAAGCAGCTGGAAAG GGCACAACtagagaatgaaaagaagaaaagagaaatagcggaaaaggaaaaggaaagaatagaaCGTGAGAAGGAAGAGCTCATGGAGCGCCTACGGCAaattgaagagcagacagtgaaaGCCCAGAAAG AACTAGAAGAACAGACTCGGAAAGCTCTGGAACTGGAGCAGGAGCGCCAGCGagcaaaagaggaggcagagcgGCTCGAAAAGGAGCGCCAGGCCGCGGAGGAGGCTAAGTCCGCCATAGCCAGGCAGGCTGCTGACCAGATGAAGAACCAGGAGCAGCTG GCAGCAGAACTTGCCGAATTCACTGCCAAGATTGCACTTttagaagaagccaagaagaaaaaggaagaggaagctacTGAGTGGCAGCACAAA GCTTTTGCAGCTCAGGAAGACTTGGAAAAGACCAAAGAAGAGTTAAAAACTGTGATGTCTGCGCCGCCTCCCCCGCCGCCCCCAGTCATCCCTCCCACGGAGAACGAGCACGAGCACGACGAGCATGATGAGAACAGTGCGGAGGCCAGTGCCGAGCTGTCCAGCGAGGGCGTGATGGACCACAGGAGCGAGGAGGAGCGCGTGACGGAGACCCAGAAGAACGAGCGGGTGAAGAAGCAGCTCCAG gcATTAAGTTCAGAATTAGCCCAAGCCAGAGATGAAACCAAGAAGACACAGAATGATGTTCTGCATGCTGAGAATGTCAAAGCAGGCCGTGACAAGTACAAGACTCTGCGGCAGATTCGACAAGGCAATACAAAGCAGCGCATCGATGAGTTTGAAGCAATGTGA
- the Rdx gene encoding radixin isoform X1: protein MPKPINVRVTTMDAELEFAIQPNTTGKQLFDQVVKTVGLREVWFFGLQYVDSKGYSTWLKLNKKVTQQDVKKENPLQFKFRAKFFPEDVSEELIQEITQRLFFLQVKEAILNDEIYCPPETAVLLASYAVQAKYGDYNKEIHKPGYLANDRLLPQRVLEQHKLTKEQWEERIQNWHEEHRGMLREDSMMEYLKIAQDLEMYGVNYFEIKNKKGTELWLGVDALGLNIYEHDDKLTPKIGFPWSEIRNISFNDKKFVIKPIDKKAPDFVFYAPRLRINKRILALCMGNHELYMRRRKPDTIEVQQMKAQAREEKHQKQLERAQLENEKKKREIAEKEKERIEREKEELMERLRQIEEQTVKAQKELEEQTRKALELEQERQRAKEEAERLEKERQAAEEAKSAIARQAADQMKNQEQLAAELAEFTAKIALLEEAKKKKEEEATEWQHKAFAAQEDLEKTKEELKTVMSAPPPPPPPVIPPTENEHEHDEHDENSAEASAELSSEGVMDHRSEEERVTETQKNERVKKQLQALSSELAQARDETKKTQNDVLHAENVKAGRDKYKTLRQIRQGNTKQRIDEFEAMWGPKLYALFQMRSCQSSIKQM from the exons atgccGAAACCA ATAAATGTAAGAGTAACTACGATGGATGCTGAACTGGAATTTGCCATTCAGCCCAATACAACTGGCAAACAACTTTTTGACCAG GTTGTAAAAACAGTTGGCTTGCGTGAGGTCTGGTTTTTTGGGCTGCAGTATGTAGACAGCAAAGGATATTCTACATGGcttaaactgaataaaaag GTGACACAGCAagatgttaaaaaagaaaatcctttacAGTTCAAGTTTAGAGCTAAATTCTTTCCTGAAGATGTTTCTGAGGAATTGATTCAAGAAATAACACAGAGACTTTTCTTCTTGCAAGTTAAAGAAGCCATCTTAAATGATGAGATATATTGCCCACCAGAAACTGCAGTTCTTTTGGCTTCGTACGCTGTTCAAGCCAAGTATGGAGATTATAATAAAGAGATTCACAAACCAGGCTACCTGGCTAATGACAGACTCCTACCACAGCG TGTTTTGGAACAACACAAACTGACAAAAgagcagtgggaggagagaataCAAAACTGGCATGAAGAACACAGAGGAATGTTAAG GGAAGATTCGATGATGGAATACTTGAAGATTGCGCAAGATCTAGAAATGTATGGTGTCAACTATTTTGAAATCAAGAATAAGAAGGGCACTGAGCTGTGGCTGGGCGTTGACGCTTTGGGCCTGAACATTTACGAGCACGATGACAA gttaaCACCTAAAATTGGTTTTCCCTGGAGTGAGATCCgaaatatttcatttaatgaCAAAAAATTTGTTATAAAGCCAATTGACAAAAAGGCACCT gattttgttttttatgcacCTCGTCTGAGAATCAATAAGCGGATTTTGGCCTTATGTATGGGAAACCATGAACTGTACATGCGAAGGAGAAAGCCTGATACTATTGAAGTACAGCAGATGAAAGCGCAGGCCCGGGAGGAAAAACATCAGAAGCAGCTGGAAAG GGCACAACtagagaatgaaaagaagaaaagagaaatagcggaaaaggaaaaggaaagaatagaaCGTGAGAAGGAAGAGCTCATGGAGCGCCTACGGCAaattgaagagcagacagtgaaaGCCCAGAAAG AACTAGAAGAACAGACTCGGAAAGCTCTGGAACTGGAGCAGGAGCGCCAGCGagcaaaagaggaggcagagcgGCTCGAAAAGGAGCGCCAGGCCGCGGAGGAGGCTAAGTCCGCCATAGCCAGGCAGGCTGCTGACCAGATGAAGAACCAGGAGCAGCTG GCAGCAGAACTTGCCGAATTCACTGCCAAGATTGCACTTttagaagaagccaagaagaaaaaggaagaggaagctacTGAGTGGCAGCACAAA GCTTTTGCAGCTCAGGAAGACTTGGAAAAGACCAAAGAAGAGTTAAAAACTGTGATGTCTGCGCCGCCTCCCCCGCCGCCCCCAGTCATCCCTCCCACGGAGAACGAGCACGAGCACGACGAGCATGATGAGAACAGTGCGGAGGCCAGTGCCGAGCTGTCCAGCGAGGGCGTGATGGACCACAGGAGCGAGGAGGAGCGCGTGACGGAGACCCAGAAGAACGAGCGGGTGAAGAAGCAGCTCCAG gcATTAAGTTCAGAATTAGCCCAAGCCAGAGATGAAACCAAGAAGACACAGAATGATGTTCTGCATGCTGAGAATGTCAAAGCAGGCCGTGACAAGTACAAGACTCTGCGGCAGATTCGACAAGGCAATACAAAGCAGCGCATCGATGAGTTTGAAGCAAT